In a genomic window of Streptococcus oralis:
- the pbp2a gene encoding penicillin-binding protein PBP2A, whose product MKLDKLFEKFLSLFKKETSESAESDSTSMRRSRSDRKKLGHVGPIRKFWRRYHLTKIVIILGLSAGLLVGTYLFAIAKSTNVNDLQNALKTRTLIFDREEKEAGALSGQKGTYVELTDISKDLQNAVVATEDRSFYKNDGINYGRFFLAILTAGRSGGGSTITQQLAKNAYLSQDQTVERKAKEFFLALELTKKYSKEQILTMYLNNAYFGNGVWGVEDASKKYFGVSASQLTLDQAATLAGMLKGPELYNPLNSVETSTNRRDTVLQNMVAAGYIDKNQETEAAGVDMASQLQDKYEGKVSDYRYPSYFDAVVNEAVSKYNLTEEEIVNNGYRIYTELDQNYQANMQVIYENTSLFPTAEDGTHAESGSVALEPKTGGVRGVVGRVAGDDKPGFRNFNYATQSKRSPGSTIKPLVVYTPAVEAGWALNKQLDNHTMQYNSYQVDNYAGIKTSPEVPMYQALAESLNLPAVATVNELGIDKAFDAGERFGLNMEKVDRVLGVALGGGVETNPLQMAQAYAAFANGGLMPEAHFITRIENASGQVIKSHKNSQKRVIDKSVADKMTSMMLGTFTNGTGISSSPADYVMAGKTGTTEAVFNPEYTSDQWVIGYTPDVVISHWLGFPTTDESHYLAGSTSNGAAHVFRSMANTILPYTPGSTFTVENAYKQNGIEPENTKKQAVENETNQSEDPIGDIRSRAQNLVDEAGRAISEAKIKEKAQTIWDSILNLFR is encoded by the coding sequence ATGAAATTAGATAAATTATTTGAGAAGTTTCTTTCTCTCTTTAAAAAAGAAACGAGTGAATCAGCAGAGTCTGATTCTACTAGTATGCGTCGTTCTCGGAGCGATAGAAAAAAACTAGGCCATGTAGGTCCGATTCGGAAATTTTGGCGTCGTTACCATCTGACAAAAATCGTCATCATTTTAGGGTTAAGTGCAGGTTTGCTAGTAGGAACCTACCTATTTGCCATAGCCAAATCTACCAATGTTAATGATTTGCAAAATGCCTTGAAAACACGAACTCTGATTTTTGACCGCGAAGAAAAAGAGGCAGGCGCCCTATCAGGTCAAAAGGGAACCTATGTTGAACTGACAGATATCAGTAAAGACTTGCAGAATGCTGTCGTCGCGACAGAGGACCGTTCCTTTTATAAAAATGATGGGATTAACTACGGTCGTTTCTTTCTAGCCATCCTTACAGCGGGTCGTTCTGGAGGGGGGTCTACCATCACTCAACAGTTGGCGAAAAATGCCTATCTTTCTCAGGACCAAACCGTTGAACGGAAGGCCAAGGAGTTTTTCCTTGCCTTAGAGTTGACAAAGAAATACAGCAAGGAGCAAATCCTTACTATGTACCTCAATAACGCCTACTTTGGAAATGGGGTATGGGGTGTTGAAGATGCAAGTAAGAAATATTTCGGTGTATCAGCTTCACAGCTAACGCTTGATCAGGCGGCCACTCTAGCAGGGATGCTCAAGGGACCAGAATTGTATAATCCATTAAATTCTGTTGAAACTTCGACCAACCGTAGGGATACTGTATTACAAAATATGGTTGCAGCGGGCTATATTGATAAAAATCAAGAGACCGAAGCGGCTGGAGTAGATATGGCTTCTCAACTGCAAGATAAGTATGAAGGCAAAGTTTCGGATTATCGTTACCCGTCCTATTTTGATGCAGTTGTCAACGAAGCGGTTTCCAAGTACAATCTCACAGAAGAAGAGATTGTCAACAACGGCTATCGAATCTACACAGAGCTTGACCAAAACTACCAAGCAAACATGCAGGTTATTTATGAAAACACTTCGCTATTTCCAACAGCAGAAGACGGAACGCATGCAGAATCGGGTAGTGTCGCTCTAGAACCCAAGACTGGTGGAGTGCGTGGAGTTGTTGGTCGTGTAGCTGGTGATGACAAACCAGGCTTCCGCAATTTTAACTATGCCACTCAGTCTAAGCGTAGCCCAGGCTCAACCATTAAACCTTTAGTTGTTTATACACCCGCAGTAGAAGCAGGATGGGCCTTGAACAAGCAACTGGATAATCATACGATGCAGTACAACAGTTATCAAGTAGACAACTATGCGGGCATTAAGACATCTCCAGAAGTGCCTATGTATCAGGCCTTGGCGGAATCACTCAACCTACCGGCAGTTGCGACTGTAAATGAATTAGGTATTGACAAAGCTTTTGACGCTGGGGAGAGATTTGGCCTGAATATGGAAAAAGTTGACCGAGTTCTTGGAGTTGCTCTTGGTGGAGGTGTGGAGACGAATCCTCTCCAGATGGCGCAAGCCTATGCAGCCTTTGCCAATGGAGGTCTAATGCCTGAAGCTCATTTCATCACTCGTATTGAGAATGCCAGCGGTCAGGTCATAAAGAGTCATAAAAATTCCCAAAAACGAGTGATTGATAAGTCGGTAGCTGATAAAATGACCAGTATGATGCTAGGAACATTTACCAATGGTACAGGAATTAGTTCGTCACCAGCGGATTACGTTATGGCTGGTAAAACAGGTACGACTGAAGCTGTTTTCAACCCAGAATATACCAGTGACCAGTGGGTGATTGGCTATACTCCAGATGTTGTAATCAGCCACTGGCTCGGTTTCCCAACAACAGATGAGAGTCATTATCTAGCAGGTTCGACCTCAAATGGAGCAGCCCATGTCTTTAGAAGTATGGCTAATACCATTTTGCCCTACACTCCAGGTAGCACTTTTACAGTTGAGAATGCTTATAAACAAAATGGGATTGAACCAGAAAATACGAAAAAGCAGGCCGTTGAAAATGAGACAAACCAGTCTGAGGATCCGATAGGAGATATTCGTAGTCGTGCTCAAAATCTTGTAGATGAAGCAGGTCGGGCGATTTCAGAAGCCAAGATAAAAGAAAAAGCCCAGACAATATGGGACTCAATCCTTAATCTATTTCGTTAA
- the rpmG gene encoding 50S ribosomal protein L33 gives MALKKASLACAVCGSRNYSIKISGNPKPTRLEVNKFCKHCGKYTTHRETR, from the coding sequence ATGGCACTAAAAAAAGCAAGCCTAGCTTGTGCAGTTTGTGGTTCAAGGAATTACTCAATCAAAATTAGTGGGAACCCCAAGCCAACACGACTAGAAGTAAATAAATTTTGTAAACATTGTGGAAAATATACGACACATAGAGAAACGAGATAG
- the secE gene encoding preprotein translocase subunit SecE, with protein MGFIKDIFKLLKETTWPTRKESWRDFRSIMEYTAFFVVIIYIFDQLIVSGLIRFINIF; from the coding sequence ATGGGTTTTATTAAGGATATTTTTAAACTTCTTAAAGAAACAACTTGGCCAACTCGCAAAGAAAGCTGGAGAGATTTTCGCTCTATTATGGAATACACAGCCTTCTTTGTGGTCATCATTTACATTTTTGACCAGTTGATTGTTTCAGGTTTGATTCGATTTATTAACATTTTTTAG
- the nusG gene encoding transcription termination/antitermination protein NusG codes for MDSFDKGWFVLQTYSGYENKVKENLLQRAQTYNMLDNILRVEIPTQTVQVEKNGKKKEIEENRFPGYVLVEMVMTDEAWFVVRNTPNVTGFVGSHGNRSKPTPLLEQEIRDILVSMGQTVQEFDIDVEVGQTVRIIDGAFADYTGKITEIDNNKVKMIISMFGNDTIAEVNLNQIAEL; via the coding sequence ATGGATAGTTTTGACAAGGGATGGTTTGTTCTACAAACTTATTCTGGCTATGAAAATAAGGTAAAAGAAAATCTATTGCAACGTGCGCAAACGTATAACATGTTGGATAATATTCTACGGGTTGAGATTCCAACACAAACCGTGCAAGTTGAGAAAAATGGAAAGAAAAAGGAAATTGAAGAGAATCGCTTTCCAGGTTATGTCCTTGTAGAAATGGTCATGACCGATGAAGCATGGTTCGTCGTTCGAAACACACCTAACGTAACAGGATTCGTCGGCTCACACGGTAACAGATCAAAACCAACTCCACTATTGGAACAAGAAATTCGTGATATTCTGGTTTCAATGGGACAAACTGTTCAAGAGTTTGATATTGACGTTGAAGTTGGCCAGACAGTCCGCATCATTGATGGTGCTTTTGCAGACTACACAGGTAAAATTACTGAAATTGATAACAACAAAGTGAAGATGATTATCTCTATGTTTGGTAATGACACGATTGCAGAAGTGAATCTCAACCAAATTGCAGAATTATAA
- a CDS encoding sigma-70 family RNA polymerase sigma factor: MNLKDLYEEIKGIVHKCRKDYHLHLWEKEDWDQEGMLCLYELVSRNPELLEGERHRLYVCFKTKFRNRILDYIRKQESHKRRFDKEPYEEVSEISHRLGEKGLRLDDYYLFHELLKNYKSKQSMEKQELIDRLMGGEVFRGRKALLRELSLIFSEFR, from the coding sequence ATGAATCTAAAAGACTTATATGAAGAAATTAAGGGAATCGTCCATAAGTGTCGCAAAGATTATCATTTGCATCTGTGGGAGAAAGAGGACTGGGATCAGGAAGGCATGTTATGTCTGTATGAGCTGGTGAGTCGCAATCCAGAGTTACTAGAGGGCGAGCGCCATCGACTTTATGTCTGCTTTAAAACAAAGTTTAGAAATCGTATCCTAGATTACATCCGTAAACAGGAAAGCCACAAACGCCGTTTTGACAAAGAACCCTATGAAGAGGTGAGTGAGATTAGCCATCGTCTAGGAGAAAAAGGACTCAGGCTGGACGATTATTATCTCTTTCACGAACTTCTAAAGAATTACAAATCAAAACAGAGTATGGAAAAACAAGAATTAATAGACCGTCTCATGGGAGGGGAAGTCTTTAGAGGACGGAAAGCTCTCCTGAGAGAACTTTCCCTAATCTTTTCAGAATTTCGATAA
- a CDS encoding PolC-type DNA polymerase III, translating to MSSKFEILMNQLGISDRLRRDPALVDARIERVVVHKISKIWEFHFVFSKILPIEIFLELKKGLGEEFSKTGNRAVFEIKALSQEFSNELLQAYYREAFSEGPCASQGFKSLYQNLNARAEGNQLIIEGSEAIDKEHFKKNHLPNLAKQLEKFGFPAFVCQIEKKDALTQEQEEAFHVENEQIVQAANEEALRAMEQLEQMAPPPVEEKPAFDFQAKKAAAKPKLDKAEVTQMIDVTTEENRLVFEGVVFDVEHKVTRTGRVLINFKMTDYTSSFSMQKWVKNEEEAQKFDIIKKNSWLRVRGNVEMNNFTRDLTMNVQDVQEVVHYERKDLMPEGERRVEFHAHTNMSTMDALPEVEEIVTTAAKWGHKAVAITDHGNVQSFPHGYKAAKKAGIQLIYGMEANIVEDRVPIVYNEVEMDLSEATYVVFDVETTGLSAIYNDLIQVAASKMYKGNVIAEFDEFINPGHPLSAFTTELTGITDDHVKNAKPLEQVLQEFQEFCKDTVLVAHNATFDVGFMNVNYERHGLPKISQPVIDTLEFARNLYPEYKRHGLGPLTKRFGVALEHHHMANYDAEATGRLLFIFIKEVAEKHGVTDLARLNIDLISPDSYKKARIKHATIYVKNQVGLKNIFKLVSLSNTKYFEGVPRIPRTVLDAHREGLILGSACSEGEVFDAVVSQGVDAAVEVAKYYDFIEVMPPAIYAPLIAKEQVKDMEELQTIIKSLIEVGDRLGKPVLATGNVHYIEPEEEIYREIIVRSLGQGAMINRTIGHGEHAQPAPLPKAHFRTTNEMLDEFAFLGEDLARKLVIENTNALADIFEPVEVVKGDLYTPFIDKAEETVAELTYKKAFEIYGNPLPDIVDLRIEKELTSILGNGFAVIYLASQMLVQRSNERGYLVGSRGSVGSSFVATMIGITEVNPLSPHYVCGQCQYSEFITDGSYGSGFDMPNKDCPNCGHKLSKNGQDIPFETFLGFDGDKVPDIDLNFSGEDQPSAHLDVRDIFGEEYAFRAGTVGTVAAKTAYGFVKGYERDYGKFYRDAEVERLAQGAAGVKRTTGQHPGGIVVIPNYMDVYDFTPVQYPADDVTAEWQTTHFNFHDIDENVLKLDVLGHDDPTMIRKLQDLSGIDPNEIPMDDEGVMALFSGTDVLGVTPEQIGTATGMLGIPEFGTNFVRGMVDETHPTTFAELLQLSGLSHGTDVWLGNAQDLIKQGIADLSTVIGCRDDIMVYLMHAGLEPKMAFTIMERVRKGLWLKISEEERNGYIEAMKANKVPEWYIESCGKIKYMFPKAHAAAYVMMALRVAYFKVHHPIYYYCAYFSIRAKAFDIKTMGAGLDAIKRRMEEIAEKRKNNEASNVEIDLYTTLEIVNEMWERGFKFGKLDLYRSDATEFIIDGDTLIPPFVAMDGLGENVAKQLVRAREEGEFLSKTELRKRGGLSSTLVEKMDEMGILGNMPEDNQLSLFDDLF from the coding sequence ATGTCAAGTAAGTTTGAAATTTTAATGAATCAACTAGGAATCTCTGATCGATTGAGACGGGATCCTGCTCTTGTTGATGCCAGAATTGAGCGTGTTGTGGTTCATAAAATTAGTAAGATTTGGGAATTTCATTTTGTATTTTCTAAAATTTTGCCTATTGAAATCTTTCTGGAGTTAAAGAAAGGGCTTGGTGAAGAATTTTCTAAGACAGGGAATCGAGCTGTTTTCGAAATCAAGGCTCTTTCTCAAGAATTCTCTAATGAACTCTTGCAGGCCTACTATAGAGAGGCTTTTTCTGAAGGTCCATGTGCAAGTCAGGGGTTTAAATCTCTTTACCAGAATTTAAACGCTCGTGCGGAGGGAAATCAACTCATTATTGAAGGTTCAGAGGCGATTGATAAGGAGCACTTTAAGAAGAATCATCTTCCTAATTTGGCAAAGCAACTCGAAAAGTTTGGTTTTCCAGCCTTTGTATGCCAAATAGAAAAGAAAGATGCTCTTACACAAGAGCAGGAGGAAGCCTTTCATGTGGAGAATGAACAAATCGTCCAGGCTGCCAACGAAGAAGCTTTACGAGCTATGGAGCAACTGGAACAAATGGCTCCTCCTCCAGTAGAAGAGAAGCCAGCCTTTGATTTTCAGGCTAAAAAGGCTGCGGCCAAGCCTAAACTAGATAAGGCTGAAGTTACCCAGATGATCGACGTGACGACTGAGGAAAATCGCCTGGTCTTTGAAGGGGTCGTTTTTGATGTGGAGCATAAGGTGACCAGAACTGGTCGCGTTTTGATCAACTTTAAAATGACAGACTACACTTCAAGTTTTTCAATGCAAAAATGGGTTAAGAATGAAGAAGAGGCTCAGAAGTTTGACATCATTAAGAAGAATTCTTGGCTCCGAGTTCGTGGGAATGTGGAGATGAATAACTTCACACGTGATTTGACCATGAACGTCCAGGATGTGCAGGAAGTTGTTCACTATGAGCGGAAGGATTTGATGCCAGAAGGTGAGCGTCGGGTTGAGTTTCATGCTCATACCAACATGTCGACCATGGATGCTCTACCAGAGGTAGAGGAGATCGTTACGACAGCTGCTAAGTGGGGACACAAGGCGGTTGCCATCACCGACCATGGAAATGTTCAATCCTTTCCACATGGCTACAAGGCAGCTAAGAAAGCTGGAATCCAGCTGATCTATGGAATGGAAGCCAATATCGTGGAGGACCGTGTCCCTATCGTTTACAACGAAGTGGAGATGGACTTGTCAGAAGCGACCTATGTGGTCTTTGACGTGGAAACGACGGGACTTTCAGCTATCTATAATGACCTGATTCAGGTTGCGGCTTCTAAGATGTATAAGGGGAATGTTATTGCCGAATTTGATGAATTTATCAATCCTGGGCATCCCTTGTCAGCCTTTACTACTGAGTTAACAGGTATTACAGACGATCATGTCAAAAATGCCAAACCACTGGAACAAGTTTTGCAAGAATTCCAAGAATTTTGCAAGGATACAGTCTTAGTTGCTCACAATGCCACCTTTGACGTTGGCTTTATGAATGTCAACTATGAGCGTCATGGTCTGCCTAAGATTAGCCAGCCAGTTATCGATACGCTGGAGTTTGCTAGAAACCTCTATCCTGAGTATAAACGTCATGGTTTGGGGCCTTTGACCAAGCGTTTTGGTGTAGCACTGGAACACCACCACATGGCCAACTACGATGCGGAAGCTACTGGTCGTTTGCTTTTCATCTTTATCAAAGAGGTAGCAGAAAAACATGGTGTGACTGATCTGGCTAGACTTAACATTGATTTGATTAGTCCAGACTCTTATAAAAAAGCTCGGATCAAGCATGCGACGATTTATGTCAAGAATCAAGTTGGTTTAAAAAATATTTTTAAGCTGGTTTCTTTGTCTAACACCAAATATTTTGAAGGGGTGCCACGGATTCCGAGAACAGTTCTAGATGCCCATCGGGAGGGCTTGATTTTGGGGTCGGCTTGCTCCGAGGGCGAAGTTTTTGACGCAGTTGTTTCCCAAGGTGTGGATGCGGCGGTTGAGGTGGCCAAGTATTATGACTTTATCGAGGTCATGCCACCAGCTATCTATGCTCCCTTGATTGCTAAAGAGCAGGTCAAGGATATGGAGGAACTCCAGACTATTATCAAGAGTTTGATAGAAGTGGGAGACCGCCTTGGCAAGCCTGTTCTAGCTACGGGAAATGTCCACTATATCGAACCGGAAGAAGAGATTTACCGTGAAATTATTGTCCGTAGTTTGGGTCAGGGGGCTATGATTAACCGAACCATCGGTCATGGTGAACATGCCCAACCAGCACCGCTACCGAAGGCTCATTTTAGAACGACCAATGAAATGTTGGATGAGTTTGCTTTCTTGGGAGAAGATTTAGCACGCAAATTAGTCATTGAAAACACCAATGCCTTGGCAGATATCTTTGAACCTGTTGAGGTTGTTAAGGGTGACTTGTACACACCTTTCATTGACAAGGCGGAAGAAACGGTCGCCGAGCTGACCTATAAGAAAGCTTTTGAGATTTATGGAAATCCGCTGCCAGATATCGTTGATTTGCGGATTGAAAAAGAATTAACTTCCATTCTGGGGAATGGATTTGCCGTGATTTATCTGGCATCGCAGATGCTGGTGCAACGTTCCAATGAACGGGGCTACTTGGTTGGTTCTCGTGGGTCTGTTGGGTCCAGTTTTGTTGCGACTATGATTGGGATTACGGAGGTTAATCCTCTCTCTCCACACTACGTCTGTGGTCAGTGTCAGTATAGTGAGTTTATCACGGATGGTTCTTATGGTTCAGGTTTTGATATGCCCAATAAGGATTGTCCAAACTGTGGTCATAAACTCAGCAAAAATGGGCAGGATATTCCGTTCGAGACCTTCCTTGGTTTTGATGGAGACAAGGTTCCCGATATTGACTTGAACTTCTCGGGAGAAGACCAGCCTAGCGCCCACTTGGATGTACGTGATATCTTTGGTGAGGAGTATGCCTTCCGTGCGGGAACGGTTGGTACAGTAGCTGCCAAGACTGCCTATGGATTTGTCAAGGGCTATGAGAGAGACTATGGGAAATTTTATCGTGATGCAGAGGTGGAACGTCTTGCCCAAGGTGCTGCCGGTGTCAAGCGGACTACAGGACAACACCCAGGAGGAATCGTTGTTATTCCGAACTACATGGATGTCTACGACTTTACGCCTGTCCAGTATCCAGCGGATGACGTGACGGCTGAATGGCAGACGACTCACTTTAACTTCCATGATATCGATGAGAATGTCCTCAAACTCGATGTGCTGGGTCATGATGATCCGACCATGATTCGGAAACTTCAGGACTTGTCTGGTATTGACCCCAATGAAATTCCTATGGATGATGAAGGCGTTATGGCTCTCTTTTCAGGGACTGATGTGCTAGGAGTGACTCCTGAACAAATTGGAACGGCGACAGGTATGCTGGGAATTCCAGAGTTTGGAACTAACTTCGTACGTGGGATGGTCGATGAAACCCATCCGACAACCTTTGCGGAATTGCTTCAGCTCTCAGGTCTGTCCCACGGTACTGATGTCTGGTTGGGAAATGCCCAGGATTTGATCAAGCAAGGGATTGCGGACCTATCAACCGTTATCGGTTGTCGGGACGACATCATGGTTTACCTCATGCACGCGGGTCTCGAGCCTAAAATGGCCTTTACCATCATGGAACGGGTACGTAAGGGCTTGTGGTTGAAGATTTCCGAAGAAGAACGAAATGGCTATATCGAAGCCATGAAGGCCAATAAGGTGCCAGAGTGGTATATCGAATCTTGTGGGAAAATCAAATATATGTTCCCTAAAGCCCATGCGGCAGCCTACGTTATGATGGCCTTGCGTGTGGCCTACTTCAAGGTTCACCATCCCATTTATTATTACTGTGCTTATTTCTCAATCCGTGCTAAGGCTTTTGATATCAAAACCATGGGTGCCGGCTTGGATGCCATTAAGCGTAGAATGGAAGAAATCGCTGAAAAACGGAAGAATAATGAAGCCTCTAATGTGGAAATTGACCTCTATACAACTCTTGAGATTGTCAATGAAATGTGGGAACGTGGCTTTAAGTTTGGCAAGTTAGATCTATACCGTAGTGATGCGACTGAATTCATCATTGATGGAGATACCCTCATCCCACCATTTGTAGCAATGGATGGTTTGGGAGAGAACGTTGCTAAGCAGTTGGTGCGTGCGCGTGAAGAGGGTGAGTTCCTCTCTAAAACAGAACTGCGCAAGCGTGGCGGACTCTCATCTACCTTGGTTGAGAAGATGGATGAAATGGGAATTCTCGGTAATATGCCAGAGGATAATCAGTTGAGTTTGTTTGATGATTTATTTTAA
- a CDS encoding aminopeptidase, whose protein sequence is MVLPNFKENLEKYAKLLVANGINVQPGHTLALSIDVEQRELAHLIVKEAYALGAHEVIVQWTDDVINREKFLHAPMERLDNVPEYKIAEMNYLLENKASRLGVRSSDPGALNGVDADKLSASAKAMGLAMKPMRIATQSNKVSWTVAAAAGLEWAKKVFPNAASDEEAVDLLWDQIFKTCRVYEEDPVKAWEEHAAILKSKAEMLNKEQFSALHYTAPGTDLTLGLPKNHVWESAGAINAQGEGFLPNMPTEEVFTAPDFRRAEGYVTSTKPLSYNGNIIEGIKVTFENGQIVDISAEKGDQVMKDLVFENAGARALGECALVPDPSPISQSGITFFNTLFDENASNHLAIGAAYATSVVGGAEMSEEELEAAGLNRSDVHVDFMIGSNQMDIDGIREDGTRVPLFRNGDWAI, encoded by the coding sequence ATGGTTTTACCAAATTTTAAAGAAAATCTAGAAAAATATGCGAAATTGTTGGTTGCGAATGGAATTAACGTGCAACCTGGTCACACTTTGGCTCTCTCAATCGATGTGGAGCAACGTGAGTTGGCGCATTTGATCGTGAAAGAAGCTTATGCCTTGGGTGCGCATGAGGTTATCGTTCAGTGGACAGATGATGTCATCAACCGTGAGAAATTCCTCCATGCGCCGATGGAGCGTTTGGACAATGTGCCAGAATACAAGATTGCTGAGATGAACTATCTCTTGGAGAACAAGGCTAGCCGTCTCGGTGTCCGTTCATCTGATCCAGGTGCCTTGAACGGAGTGGATGCGGACAAGCTTTCAGCTTCTGCAAAAGCGATGGGACTCGCTATGAAGCCAATGCGTATCGCAACTCAGTCCAACAAGGTTAGCTGGACTGTAGCAGCCGCTGCTGGACTTGAATGGGCTAAGAAAGTCTTTCCAAATGCTGCGAGCGATGAAGAAGCAGTGGACCTTCTTTGGGATCAAATCTTCAAAACTTGCCGTGTCTATGAAGAAGATCCAGTTAAGGCTTGGGAAGAACATGCAGCCATTCTTAAGAGTAAGGCAGAAATGCTCAATAAAGAACAATTCTCAGCCCTTCACTACACAGCTCCAGGGACCGATTTGACACTTGGTTTGCCGAAGAACCACGTTTGGGAATCAGCTGGTGCTATCAATGCACAGGGAGAAGGATTCTTACCAAATATGCCGACAGAAGAAGTCTTTACGGCTCCTGACTTCCGTCGTGCAGAGGGCTATGTAACCTCTACAAAACCACTTAGCTACAACGGAAATATCATCGAAGGCATCAAGGTGACCTTTGAAAATGGTCAAATCGTCGATATTTCAGCTGAGAAGGGTGATCAGGTCATGAAGGACCTTGTCTTTGAAAATGCGGGTGCGCGTGCCTTGGGTGAATGTGCCTTGGTACCAGATCCAAGCCCAATTTCTCAGTCAGGCATTACCTTCTTCAACACGCTTTTCGATGAGAATGCTTCAAACCACTTGGCTATCGGTGCAGCCTATGCGACTAGCGTTGTTGGTGGAGCGGAGATGAGCGAAGAAGAGCTGGAAGCTGCAGGACTCAACCGTTCAGACGTTCACGTTGACTTTATGATTGGTTCGAACCAAATGGATATCGATGGTATCCGTGAGGATGGAACACGCGTACCACTCTTCCGCAATGGAGATTGGGCAATTTAA
- a CDS encoding GlsB/YeaQ/YmgE family stress response membrane protein, which produces MIGSMFVGLLIGLLAGAITNRGERMGCFGKMFLGWIGAFLGQMLFGTWGPILADTAIIPSVLGAMIVLAIFWRRGS; this is translated from the coding sequence ATGATTGGAAGTATGTTTGTCGGTCTTTTGATCGGACTATTAGCTGGAGCTATCACCAATCGTGGAGAACGGATGGGATGCTTTGGGAAAATGTTCCTGGGTTGGATTGGTGCTTTCCTGGGTCAAATGCTTTTTGGAACTTGGGGGCCTATTTTAGCTGATACGGCTATTATCCCATCAGTTTTAGGAGCTATGATTGTCTTAGCTATTTTCTGGAGACGAGGAAGTTAA
- a CDS encoding pseudouridine synthase: MRLDKFLVACAVGSRTEVKNLLKAGRVTVNGKKEKSAKLQINEERDEIRFDGQVLEYEEFVYYMMNKPQGVISATEDSKHRTVLDLLDDIARTKEVFPVGRLDIDTHGLLLLTNDGQLSHALLSPKRHVDKTYLAQVKGIMTQEDVETFAKGIPLKDFTCQPARLELVSVDPEKNQSLVRVTIAEGKFHQVKRMVAYCGKEVVDLQRLTMGTLVLDENLEQGEWRRLTKEELENLLASIA; this comes from the coding sequence ATGAGATTAGATAAATTTTTAGTTGCCTGCGCTGTAGGGAGTCGGACAGAAGTCAAAAACTTGCTTAAGGCTGGGCGCGTGACGGTAAATGGTAAAAAAGAAAAGTCAGCTAAATTGCAGATCAATGAAGAAAGAGATGAGATTCGCTTTGATGGCCAAGTGCTGGAGTATGAAGAGTTTGTCTACTACATGATGAACAAGCCCCAAGGAGTTATTTCAGCGACTGAGGATTCTAAACACAGAACAGTGTTGGACTTGTTGGATGATATTGCTCGGACCAAGGAAGTTTTTCCAGTAGGGCGCTTGGATATTGACACGCATGGCCTCCTGCTTTTGACCAATGACGGCCAGCTTTCCCATGCTCTTCTTTCACCAAAACGTCATGTGGATAAGACCTATTTGGCTCAAGTCAAAGGTATTATGACCCAAGAAGATGTGGAGACATTTGCCAAGGGCATTCCTCTCAAAGACTTTACCTGTCAGCCTGCTAGACTGGAGCTTGTATCGGTAGATCCAGAAAAAAATCAAAGTCTGGTTCGTGTGACCATTGCTGAAGGGAAGTTTCATCAAGTCAAACGCATGGTAGCCTACTGTGGCAAGGAAGTGGTGGACCTACAACGTTTGACGATGGGAACTCTAGTCTTGGATGAGAACTTAGAACAAGGAGAATGGCGTCGCTTGACCAAGGAGGAGTTAGAGAATCTCCTTGCTAGTATTGCTTAG